One genomic region from Lysobacterales bacterium encodes:
- a CDS encoding TonB-dependent receptor translates to MLIALPLLLAAQDPAALDAIHVSARAPRSAAAETVSASRLDADTLDRIAPQHAQEAFARVPGAWASRGSGQEQLLAIRSPVLTGTGACGAFLVLEQGLPIRPAGFCNVNQLFELPIELAGAIEVLRGPGTAVHGSNALHGVIELRAPRLDAPARLALRAGSFDYTQLIAGLPGGSAARPFRIDLAATDSGSFRADEGYSQQRILAQFALPQAPGAPEFLLSAQALDQDTAGFVTGDRAFADARRRLNPNPEAYRRAQSARLSGRWRFALDPVVLTLTPYARGDRGEFIQHFLLGKPIEDNGSDSLGLQLGVAALGGALRSGIDLEFAQGDLLQRQAQPLTTGTAAQNAIRPAGRHYDYRVRSDSAAAFLQWDAALGALWSLQSGARVESIGYRYDNRMDSGNLAENGSACGFGGCLYERPADRSDRFTRPTANLGLLRVDEAGRRLFLRAASAFRAPQVGELYRLQRGQSVADLGPERAESLEIGGGLPLPGGRIEGVVYAMDKRGSIFRDAAGFNLGDGRSRHVGIELELSLTLPLDVQLDSNLAWSEQTYRFERALGGGETIRRGNRVDTAPEWLGGLRLRRAFDGFGEVELEWQHQGGYFADAGNTFWHPGHDLAHLRWSRSLSQSWRLSASIRNLGDIGYAERADFGFGERRYFPGAPRSYVVGLEWRG, encoded by the coding sequence GTGCTGATCGCCCTGCCCCTGCTGCTGGCCGCGCAAGACCCGGCGGCGCTCGATGCCATCCACGTCAGCGCGCGCGCGCCGCGCTCGGCCGCCGCCGAAACCGTGTCGGCCTCGCGCCTTGATGCCGATACGCTCGACCGCATCGCGCCCCAGCATGCGCAGGAGGCCTTCGCCCGCGTGCCCGGCGCCTGGGCCAGCCGCGGCAGCGGTCAGGAACAGCTGCTGGCGATCCGCTCGCCGGTGTTGACAGGCACCGGCGCCTGCGGCGCCTTCCTCGTCCTCGAACAGGGCCTCCCGATCCGCCCGGCTGGCTTCTGCAACGTCAACCAGCTGTTCGAGCTGCCGATCGAATTGGCTGGCGCGATCGAGGTGCTGCGCGGCCCCGGCACAGCGGTGCACGGCAGCAATGCCCTGCACGGTGTCATCGAGCTGCGCGCGCCGCGCCTCGATGCACCGGCGCGCCTGGCCCTGCGCGCAGGCAGCTTCGACTACACACAGCTGATCGCCGGCCTGCCCGGCGGCAGCGCGGCGCGCCCCTTTCGCATCGACCTCGCGGCCACCGATAGCGGCAGCTTCCGCGCGGACGAGGGCTACAGCCAGCAGCGCATCCTGGCGCAGTTCGCGCTGCCGCAGGCGCCGGGCGCGCCGGAGTTCCTGCTCTCTGCGCAAGCCCTGGACCAGGACACCGCCGGCTTCGTCACCGGTGACCGCGCATTCGCCGACGCGCGCCGACGCTTGAATCCCAACCCGGAGGCCTACCGCCGGGCGCAGTCGGCGCGGCTGTCCGGACGCTGGCGGTTCGCTCTCGACCCGGTGGTTCTCACGCTGACGCCCTACGCGCGCGGCGATCGCGGCGAGTTCATCCAGCACTTTCTGCTCGGCAAGCCGATCGAGGACAACGGCAGCGACAGCCTCGGCCTGCAGTTGGGCGTGGCCGCGCTGGGCGGTGCGCTGCGCAGCGGCATCGACCTTGAGTTCGCACAGGGCGACCTGCTGCAGCGGCAGGCGCAGCCGCTCACCACCGGCACGGCCGCGCAGAACGCCATTCGCCCCGCGGGCCGTCACTACGACTACCGCGTGCGCTCCGACAGTGCAGCGGCCTTCCTGCAGTGGGACGCAGCGCTCGGCGCGCTGTGGAGCCTGCAGAGCGGCGCGCGTGTCGAGTCGATCGGCTACCGCTACGACAACCGCATGGACAGCGGCAACCTCGCCGAGAACGGCAGTGCCTGCGGCTTCGGCGGCTGCCTCTATGAGCGCCCCGCGGACCGCAGCGACCGCTTCACCCGCCCCACCGCCAACCTCGGCCTGCTGCGTGTCGACGAGGCCGGGCGCCGGCTGTTCCTGCGCGCGGCCAGCGCCTTCCGCGCGCCGCAGGTGGGCGAGCTGTATCGCCTGCAGCGCGGGCAGTCGGTGGCGGATCTCGGGCCCGAGCGTGCGGAGTCGCTCGAAATCGGCGGTGGCCTTCCCCTGCCCGGCGGCCGCATCGAGGGCGTCGTGTACGCGATGGACAAGCGCGGCAGCATTTTCCGCGATGCCGCCGGCTTCAACCTCGGCGACGGCCGCAGTCGGCACGTCGGCATCGAACTGGAGCTGTCGCTGACGCTGCCGCTGGATGTTCAGCTGGATTCCAACCTCGCCTGGTCGGAACAGACCTATCGCTTCGAACGCGCGCTGGGCGGCGGCGAGACGATCCGCCGCGGCAACCGCGTCGACACCGCGCCCGAATGGCTGGGCGGCCTGCGCCTGCGCCGCGCCTTCGATGGCTTCGGCGAAGTCGAGCTGGAGTGGCAGCACCAGGGCGGCTACTTCGCCGACGCCGGCAACACGTTCTGGCACCCAGGCCACGACCTCGCCCACCTGCGCTGGTCGCGGTCGCTCAGCCAGAGCTGGCGGCTGAGTGCTTCGATCCGCAATCTCGGCGACATCGGCTACGCCGAACGCGCCGACTTCGGTTTCGGCGAGCGCCGCTACTTCCCGGGTGCGCCGCGCAGCTACGTGGTGGGGCTGGAGTGGCGGGGCTGA
- a CDS encoding SGNH/GDSL hydrolase family protein — translation MFRLFARSALFWSALPLMLPQALWLKRSAPRAAAAEGAREGRAGAENAARLRLLALGDSPFEGVGIARMADTLPVRLAGLIADAEQMRVEWRILAKNGATARSLRERLLPGIERDPFDLILVSVGVNDVTGLTRGHGFAESIDALLSDLRAHSPQAQIVLLGIPPMQAFPLLPEPLRAWLGGRSRRLEALGIAAAQRRDALHSPIHIEPTPALFASDGFHPSELGHARWAEEVHSQLQALPWRPLRRG, via the coding sequence GTGTTCCGTCTCTTCGCACGCAGCGCTCTGTTCTGGTCAGCGCTACCGCTGATGCTGCCGCAGGCGCTGTGGCTGAAGCGCTCGGCGCCGCGCGCTGCGGCCGCGGAAGGCGCGCGCGAAGGCCGTGCCGGCGCTGAGAATGCAGCGCGACTGCGTCTGCTCGCGCTGGGCGATTCGCCTTTCGAGGGCGTGGGTATCGCGCGCATGGCGGACACCCTGCCGGTGCGCCTGGCCGGGCTGATTGCCGACGCGGAACAGATGCGCGTGGAGTGGCGCATCCTGGCGAAGAACGGCGCCACCGCGCGCAGCCTGCGCGAGCGCCTGCTGCCGGGCATCGAGCGCGACCCGTTCGATCTGATTCTGGTCTCGGTGGGCGTCAACGACGTCACCGGACTGACGCGCGGGCACGGCTTTGCAGAGTCGATCGACGCCCTGCTGTCGGATCTGCGCGCGCACTCGCCGCAGGCGCAGATCGTGCTGCTCGGCATCCCGCCGATGCAGGCGTTTCCGCTGCTGCCGGAGCCGCTGCGCGCTTGGCTGGGTGGACGCAGTCGTCGGCTGGAGGCGCTGGGCATCGCCGCGGCGCAGAGGCGCGACGCCCTGCATTCACCGATCCACATCGAGCCCACGCCCGCGCTGTTCGCCAGCGATGGCTTCCATCCCTCCGAACTCGGTCATGCGCGCTGGGCCGAGGAAGTGCATTCGCAGCTGCAGGCCTTGCCGTGGCGACCACTTCGCCGCGGCTAG
- the xth gene encoding exodeoxyribonuclease III, whose translation MRIASWNVNSLNVRLPHLSDWLKSAQPDIVGLQETKLEDPKFPDSELAALGYRSVFAGQKTYNGVALLSKTPSSEVQIGIPGFEDEQKRVIAASFGELRVIDLYVVNGKAVGDEKYEYKLRWLAAVHDWVAQEIARHPNLVVLGDFNIAPDDRDVHDPAAWHEQILCSTPERDALKRLCGLGLHDSFRLHSDEAGQFSWWDYRAAGFRRNLGLRIDLVLVSDALKSRCRASIIDREPRSWERPSDHAPVIIDLD comes from the coding sequence ATGCGCATCGCCAGCTGGAACGTCAACTCGCTCAACGTGCGCCTGCCGCATCTGTCGGACTGGCTGAAGTCGGCCCAGCCCGACATCGTTGGTCTGCAGGAAACCAAGCTGGAGGATCCGAAGTTTCCGGACTCAGAGCTCGCAGCGCTGGGCTACCGCAGCGTGTTCGCCGGGCAGAAGACCTACAACGGTGTGGCGCTGCTGTCGAAAACGCCGTCGAGCGAGGTGCAGATCGGCATTCCCGGCTTCGAAGACGAGCAGAAGCGCGTCATCGCCGCGAGCTTCGGCGAGCTGCGGGTGATCGACCTCTACGTGGTCAACGGCAAGGCCGTCGGCGACGAGAAGTACGAGTACAAGCTGCGCTGGCTGGCCGCGGTGCACGACTGGGTGGCGCAGGAGATCGCGCGGCATCCGAACCTGGTTGTGCTGGGTGACTTCAACATCGCGCCCGACGATCGTGACGTACACGACCCGGCCGCCTGGCACGAGCAGATCCTCTGCTCCACGCCGGAGCGCGATGCCTTGAAGCGGCTGTGCGGGCTGGGCCTGCACGACAGCTTCCGCCTGCACTCCGATGAAGCCGGGCAGTTCAGCTGGTGGGACTACCGCGCCGCCGGCTTCCGCCGCAACCTCGGCCTGCGCATCGATCTGGTGCTGGTCTCCGACGCGCTGAAGTCGCGCTGCAGGGCCTCGATCATCGACCGCGAGCCGCGCAGCTGGGAGCGGCCCTCCGACCATGCGCCGGTGATCATCGACCTCGACTGA
- a CDS encoding 3-hydroxybutyrate dehydrogenase gives MDQPRIALVTGSTSGIGLAVAEALAQAGCRIMLNGLGTPEQIEAARARVAAHGVEVDFHGADLSKAEGVEALVRATEARFGRLDILVNNAGIQHTARIEDFPAERWDAILAINLSATFHALRCALPGMQARGYGRIINIASVHGLVASVEKSAYVAAKHGIVGLTKVTALENAEANITCNAICPGWVLTPLVQKQIDARAEREGLDAAAAERALLAEKQPSLRFTRPEDIGGAAVFLCSPAADNITGTTLTLDGGWTAR, from the coding sequence ATGGATCAGCCCCGCATCGCCCTCGTTACCGGCTCCACCAGCGGCATCGGCCTCGCCGTGGCCGAAGCCCTGGCCCAGGCCGGCTGTCGGATCATGCTGAACGGGCTGGGCACGCCGGAGCAGATCGAGGCGGCACGCGCCAGGGTCGCCGCACACGGCGTCGAGGTCGACTTCCACGGCGCCGACCTGTCCAAGGCCGAAGGCGTGGAAGCCTTGGTGCGGGCTACCGAAGCGCGCTTCGGGCGCCTCGACATCCTGGTCAACAACGCCGGCATCCAGCACACCGCGCGCATCGAGGACTTCCCTGCCGAACGCTGGGACGCGATCCTCGCGATCAATCTCTCGGCCACCTTCCACGCTCTGCGCTGTGCCCTGCCGGGCATGCAGGCGCGCGGCTACGGCCGCATCATCAACATCGCTTCGGTGCACGGCCTGGTGGCCTCGGTGGAGAAGTCGGCCTATGTCGCCGCGAAGCACGGCATCGTCGGTCTGACCAAGGTGACGGCGCTGGAAAATGCCGAGGCCAACATCACCTGCAATGCGATCTGTCCGGGCTGGGTGCTGACGCCCTTGGTGCAGAAGCAGATCGATGCCCGCGCCGAACGCGAAGGCCTCGATGCCGCCGCCGCGGAACGCGCGCTGCTGGCCGAGAAGCAGCCCAGCCTGCGCTTCACCCGCCCCGAGGACATCGGCGGTGCGGCGGTGTTCCTGTGCAGCCCGGCGGCGGACAACATCACCGGCACGACGCTAACGCTGGATGGGGGCTGGACGGCGCGCTGA
- a CDS encoding S9 family peptidase gives MLGLTCDRAIAAAATPPPLEHFLERDAFVDVKISPDGRHLAASVPVERGSALVMLNTETGEKQGHFYAGKELEIDDFWWASNDRLLISAAQRFLGDEAPTPTGEIFATDVDGGRSTPLIGYRAGQRSTGTHLKVRESERVWASPIAILPESEGVALVQVEPMLSRATLPATIERLDIEHGRRVKLATSPVIRADFLTDAEGNLRFAQGRNVNNELELHHRGPGEDEWTLINHEGQTGQELFAWGFTPDGRGVYLQASREDGPDAVELMDLATGERTEVYRHERHDPVGPIRSLDGDSVIGVRERNPLPGVHFFDPEHPEALLWRSLLTAFEGHEVAVTSATADGSVAVVFVRSDRNPGEYFLFDRESKHARHFGSRGAKLDPEHMASTRAVQFRTRDGLAMDGWLTLPPGAAAKDLPLVVHPHGGPFGVQDIWGFNPGLQILATRGYAVLQVNFRGSGGYGKDFVLAGYKQWGRAMQDDLTDATRWAIEEGIADVRRICIYGASYGAYASLMGAAREPDLYACAAGDVGVYDLEAWSQRVDFQQLRWGRNYLRDAIGTEGLEQVSPVHLAASIKVPVFLAAGENDRRAPVQQTERMEEALERAEVPVQSLYFRGEGHGYYSTENKLKFYSELLAFFDQHIGSGWEPAETTPSGP, from the coding sequence ATGCTTGGGCTCACCTGCGACCGCGCAATCGCCGCTGCGGCCACTCCGCCCCCGCTGGAGCACTTCCTCGAGCGCGATGCCTTCGTCGACGTGAAGATCTCGCCCGATGGCCGCCACCTTGCGGCCAGCGTGCCGGTAGAACGCGGAAGCGCGCTGGTGATGCTCAACACCGAGACAGGCGAGAAGCAGGGCCACTTCTACGCTGGCAAGGAGCTGGAGATCGATGATTTCTGGTGGGCAAGCAACGACCGGTTGCTCATTTCGGCCGCGCAGCGCTTCCTGGGGGACGAGGCCCCGACCCCGACCGGCGAGATCTTCGCAACGGATGTGGACGGCGGGCGTTCCACCCCGCTGATCGGCTACCGCGCGGGCCAGCGCAGCACGGGCACCCACCTCAAGGTTCGTGAGAGCGAGCGTGTCTGGGCATCGCCCATCGCGATCCTCCCGGAGTCTGAGGGCGTGGCGCTGGTGCAGGTCGAGCCGATGCTGTCCCGAGCCACCTTGCCAGCGACTATTGAGCGTCTCGACATTGAGCACGGACGTCGGGTCAAGCTGGCGACATCGCCTGTCATTCGCGCTGACTTTCTGACGGATGCCGAGGGCAACCTCCGATTCGCCCAGGGGCGCAACGTCAACAACGAACTCGAACTCCATCATCGCGGGCCGGGTGAGGACGAATGGACTCTGATCAATCACGAAGGACAGACCGGCCAAGAGTTGTTTGCCTGGGGTTTCACTCCCGATGGCCGGGGCGTGTATCTGCAGGCCTCGCGCGAAGACGGTCCCGATGCGGTTGAACTGATGGACTTGGCCACCGGCGAGCGCACCGAGGTGTATCGGCATGAACGCCACGATCCGGTAGGCCCGATTCGCAGTCTGGATGGCGATTCGGTGATCGGCGTGCGCGAGCGAAACCCCCTGCCGGGCGTGCACTTCTTCGACCCGGAGCACCCCGAGGCACTGCTCTGGCGCAGCTTGCTCACGGCCTTCGAGGGGCATGAGGTCGCGGTCACCTCGGCGACTGCCGACGGCAGCGTCGCCGTTGTATTCGTGCGCAGTGATCGCAACCCCGGGGAGTACTTCCTCTTCGATCGCGAGTCCAAGCACGCTCGCCATTTCGGTAGTCGCGGCGCAAAGCTCGACCCGGAGCACATGGCGAGCACCCGCGCCGTGCAATTCCGCACGCGTGATGGACTCGCGATGGACGGATGGCTCACCCTTCCTCCGGGCGCTGCCGCGAAGGATTTGCCCCTGGTGGTGCACCCGCATGGCGGGCCTTTCGGCGTCCAGGACATCTGGGGCTTCAACCCGGGCCTGCAGATTCTCGCCACCCGCGGCTACGCCGTTCTGCAGGTGAATTTCCGTGGTTCTGGCGGCTATGGAAAGGATTTCGTCCTGGCCGGCTACAAGCAGTGGGGTCGGGCGATGCAGGACGATTTGACCGACGCGACGCGATGGGCGATCGAAGAGGGCATCGCCGATGTCCGCCGAATCTGCATCTATGGCGCCAGCTATGGCGCGTATGCCAGCCTGATGGGCGCTGCCCGTGAGCCCGATCTCTATGCCTGCGCTGCGGGTGATGTAGGCGTGTACGACCTCGAGGCCTGGTCGCAGCGCGTCGATTTCCAACAGCTTCGCTGGGGTCGGAACTACCTGCGTGATGCGATCGGTACCGAGGGCCTGGAGCAGGTGTCGCCGGTCCACCTCGCCGCGAGCATCAAGGTGCCGGTCTTTCTTGCGGCGGGCGAGAACGATCGCCGCGCGCCCGTGCAGCAGACCGAGCGGATGGAAGAGGCCCTGGAGCGCGCCGAGGTGCCGGTGCAGTCCCTGTACTTCCGCGGCGAGGGCCACGGCTACTACTCGACCGAAAACAAGCTCAAGTTTTACAGCGAGCTGCTTGCCTTCTTCGATCAGCACATCGGTAGCGGCTGGGAACCCGCTGAGACCACGCCTTCTGGGCCTTGA
- a CDS encoding dCTP deaminase: MSIKSDRWIRRMAEQGMIEPFEPGQVKQNAGGERIVSYGTSSYGYDVRCAREFKIFTNINSTIVDPKHFDPSSFVDVVGDTCIIPPNSFALARTVEYFRIPRDVLVVCLGKSTYARCGIIVNVTPLEPEWEGHVTLEFSNTTPLPARIYAGEGVAQMLFYQSDEVCETSYKDRGGKYQGQTGVTLPRT, translated from the coding sequence ATGAGCATCAAGTCCGACCGCTGGATCCGTCGCATGGCCGAGCAGGGCATGATCGAGCCCTTCGAGCCCGGCCAGGTCAAGCAGAATGCGGGCGGCGAGCGCATCGTCAGCTACGGCACATCGAGCTACGGCTATGACGTGCGCTGCGCGCGCGAGTTCAAGATATTCACCAACATCAACAGCACCATCGTCGATCCCAAGCACTTCGATCCCAGCAGCTTTGTCGACGTGGTGGGCGACACCTGCATCATTCCGCCCAACTCGTTCGCGCTGGCGCGCACGGTGGAGTACTTCCGTATCCCGCGCGATGTGCTGGTGGTGTGTCTCGGCAAGAGCACCTATGCGCGCTGCGGCATCATCGTCAACGTGACCCCGCTGGAGCCCGAGTGGGAAGGCCACGTGACCCTGGAGTTCAGCAACACCACGCCGCTGCCCGCCCGCATCTACGCCGGCGAAGGCGTGGCGCAGATGCTGTTCTACCAGTCGGATGAAGTCTGCGAGACCAGCTACAAGGACCGCGGCGGCAAGTACCAGGGCCAGACCGGGGTGACGCTGCCGCGGACCTGA